In Spirochaeta isovalerica, one DNA window encodes the following:
- the miaA gene encoding tRNA (adenosine(37)-N6)-dimethylallyltransferase MiaA, which produces MFGPTAVGKTDLLLQLFEGRGEVISADSMQVYRGLDIGSAKPDRAYLEKLPHHLIDVRDPHEQFTAGDFVREADRLIPEILSRDRIPVLSGGTAFYFKNFLYGLPEIPSVDPSIRDELNRLVNKKGLGPLYEELQICDPPTAKRLNRNDSSRIVRAVEVFRGTGKPLSAFEVSHEQRVPYRVRIIGLERDRSELYSRIDRRVDIMFNQGLVGEVRRLISRGLTADLPAMKGIGYSEFFHMMNRGCMTLEDLKDTIKQDSRRYAKRQITFFKSLDGVKWFSPLDRGGIMREVFP; this is translated from the coding sequence CTGTTCGGACCTACTGCCGTCGGCAAAACCGATCTTCTGCTTCAGCTTTTTGAAGGCAGAGGAGAAGTCATCAGTGCCGATTCCATGCAGGTCTACAGGGGACTGGACATCGGAAGTGCCAAGCCCGACCGGGCTTATCTGGAAAAACTTCCCCACCATCTTATCGATGTGAGAGACCCTCACGAACAGTTTACAGCAGGTGATTTCGTCAGGGAGGCCGACAGGCTGATCCCAGAAATCCTATCAAGGGATCGCATCCCCGTTCTCTCGGGCGGAACGGCTTTTTATTTTAAAAATTTTCTCTATGGATTGCCGGAGATTCCCTCTGTTGATCCCTCCATACGCGATGAACTCAACAGGCTTGTCAATAAAAAAGGACTCGGTCCGCTTTATGAAGAACTGCAGATCTGCGATCCTCCTACAGCAAAAAGGCTGAACCGGAACGACAGTTCGCGCATCGTCCGGGCTGTTGAGGTCTTCCGCGGAACGGGAAAGCCCCTGTCTGCTTTTGAAGTCTCCCATGAACAGCGGGTGCCTTACCGTGTCAGGATCATCGGACTGGAAAGAGATCGCTCTGAACTGTACAGCCGTATCGATCGAAGGGTCGACATAATGTTCAATCAGGGACTGGTCGGGGAAGTCAGGAGATTGATCTCCCGGGGCTTAACCGCAGATCTGCCGGCTATGAAGGGCATAGGTTACAGCGAGTTTTTCCATATGATGAACCGGGGCTGCATGACCCTGGAAGACCTCAAAGATACAATAAAACAGGATTCCCGGAGATACGCCAAGAGGCAGATAACTTTTTTCAAATCCCTTGACGGGGTTAAATGGTTTTCCCCTCTGGACAGAGGGGGAATAATGAGAGAGGTTTTCCCCTAA
- the rpoZ gene encoding DNA-directed RNA polymerase subunit omega has protein sequence MADESRVIPMDRLVNTDKNMYELTNAAIHRAEQIAITGGNEAEETEGKTISKAIREIVTEEVKYEFKR, from the coding sequence ATGGCAGACGAAAGCAGAGTCATCCCCATGGACAGACTGGTTAATACAGATAAAAACATGTACGAGCTGACTAACGCGGCAATTCACCGCGCCGAGCAGATCGCTATTACCGGCGGAAACGAGGCAGAGGAAACCGAGGGCAAAACCATTTCCAAAGCTATCCGCGAAATTGTTACCGAAGAGGTAAAATACGAATTCAAGCGCTGA
- the cmk gene encoding (d)CMP kinase, translated as MSNKSNRVRIAISGRSGCGNTTVTRMLSERFKFKMVNYTFRNIAQEKGIDFHEFCRMAEKDTSWDRYVDEKQVKLAMEDDSILGSRLAIWMLKEADLKVFLTASPEVRASRIHQREGGSFQDRMMETEERDNRDHARYLKLYDIDNNEYGFADLIINTDRMTPEEITEIISAAVINVLKEKGRSETRIG; from the coding sequence ATGTCGAATAAATCAAATAGAGTGAGAATTGCCATATCGGGAAGAAGCGGATGCGGGAATACCACGGTGACCCGCATGCTTTCGGAGCGTTTCAAGTTCAAAATGGTCAATTACACCTTCCGCAATATAGCCCAGGAGAAGGGAATTGATTTTCATGAATTCTGCAGGATGGCGGAAAAGGACACGAGCTGGGACCGCTATGTCGATGAAAAGCAGGTCAAGCTGGCTATGGAGGACGATTCCATACTGGGTTCGCGGCTGGCTATCTGGATGCTGAAGGAAGCGGATCTGAAAGTCTTTCTCACCGCGTCTCCCGAGGTCCGGGCGTCGAGAATACATCAGCGGGAAGGGGGCTCCTTCCAGGATAGAATGATGGAGACCGAAGAGCGGGACAACAGAGACCACGCCCGGTATCTGAAACTTTATGATATTGATAATAACGAGTACGGATTCGCCGACCTCATAATCAATACGGACCGGATGACTCCCGAGGAGATAACCGAGATAATCTCTGCTGCCGTTATCAATGTTCTGAAGGAAAAAGGCCGTTCTGAAACAAGGATTGGTTGA